The region CATTAAGAAACACAGTCTTAACATCCATCTGATGTAACTCAAGATCAAAATGAGCAACAAGCGCCATGATTATCTTGAAAGAGTCTTTCGATGAAACTGGAGAGAAAGTCTCTGTAAAATTAATGCATTCTTTCTTAGTATATCCTTTAGCTACAAGACGCGCCTTATGCCTCTCCACATTACCATTTGCATCCCTCTTggttttaaatatctatttacaACCAATTAGTTTTGCACTTTCAGGTAATGGGACAAGTTCCCaaactttattttcttgcatAGACTTATACTCATCTTTCAAGGCATCAATCCACTTTTGggaattaaaatttttcatgGCCTGATAAAAAGTTGATTGGATCATCTTCCATCATATTATCATCCTCATATTCTTGGAGAAATACAACATAATCATCTAGAATAGCATTTCTCCTTTCTCTTGTGGACCTCCTTAATGGCacttgttcttgaggttgttgagtttgttcttctgaaataattacctcatcttgaatagggagttgttcaacattgtcttgttgaggttctggattcacttcttgatcaatgataggtatgagaactTGAACATtgtcaaaagtgatagtaggaactgagttagaatccaattcctcctcaaaaataatgtctctaaccttatttctcccctTAAACTCAACATTCTCAAAAAATGTTCTTGTTCCCGTTTCAAAAATATTCTTCATTATGggatcataaaacttatagccccTAAATTGCTCAGAATAACTAATAAAGTAGCTACTCACTATTTTGGAGTCTAATTTCTTTTCATATGGCCTATAAGGCGTTGCCTCAGCTGGACATccccaaatgtgaaagtgctttagactaggcttttgacctgtccaaagctcataaggtgtttttgcaaCTATTTTATTAGGTACTTTATTCAAAATGTAAGTTGATGTCTTTAATGCTTCCCCCAAGAGGGACTCAAGTAAGGTAGAACGAGCAACCATGATCCTTACCATATCCTTATGAGTCATGTTTCGTCTTTCAGCTACACTATTCATACTCGGTGATCCTAGCATGGTGTACTGTGGGACAAATGCCGCATTCTTCTAGGAATTTCACAAATGGTTCTGGACATTGTTCACTTGAGCCATCATATCTACCGTAGTACTCACCACCACAATCAAATCTGACATTTTTAATCCTTTTGTTGAGTTGATTCTCAACTTCAGCTTTATAAGCTTTGAACACGTCCAGAGACTGAGATTTCTCATGAATGAGATATAGGTGCCCATAACGTGAGTAATCGTCtatgaatgttatgaaatattgttgacCATTCCAAGATACTGTAGGGAATGACCAACAAATATctgtatgaattaattctaaaacGTTCGAAGATCTGTTGGCACCCAATCTCTTGGTTTTGGTCTGTTTTCCTTAAATGCAATCGACACAGACATCAAAGTCTGTGAAGTTAAAACACTCTAAAATACCATCAGACACAAGGCGTTCAACTCTAACTTTTGATATATGACCTAAGCGCTTATGCCATAATGATGCtgaattttccttatttaatttgcGTTTAATACCATGTGATTCCACATGCAAGGTTTCATTATAGAATGTAATTGTTTCTAGCAAATAAAGGTTgtcataagtatttaaataacTAGTTCCAAcaacatttaaatttaaagacaaattaaattgattgtttcCAAATGAACAATAATATCTAAATTCGTCCAACGAAGAAACATAAACTAAATTCCGTCTAAAAGACAATACAATAAAGTgtcttttaaatccaaataaaaatcagttcctaataacaacctaaaaCGCTCAATCGTTTCCACTTCTACCGATTTTCCATCGCCCACGAAGATATGTCTTTCACCATCACTTGACTTTCGGTAACTCAAGTAAACCTGCATAGAAACACTTATGTGAGTAGTAGCACCAAAATCTATCCACCAAGTGTTTCTAGGTACTAAAGCTAAATTAATCTCAGAACAGACGAAATTAAGAATTATACATTTCTTTGCATGCCAAGCATGATATTTGGTACAATCTTTCTTTACGTGTCCAAACTTGTTACAAAAGAAACAAATCTCTATAGCTtgctattgttttttttttagctGAACCCTTAGCAGTTTCATTctgatattttcctttttttacctTTGTCTTTAGGGGTATTGGCCAAATGAGCATTTTCAGACTTATcacgcttcaacctttcttcctcttgAACACAATGAGAAATGATCTCATTTAGAGTCCATTTTTCCTTTTgacagttataactaattttaaattgattaaaatgtgCAGAAAgcgataccaaaaccataagaacaagTAATTCCTCAGAAAGCTCTatcttaagtgccttaagtctTGAAGCAATATGTaacatctccataatgtactcccttacgtttccttgacccttatacttcatagacatcaaagaagtaagaagtgatgtcatctcaattttatcatttttagcaaaacatttctcaatttcatcaaggaaaccTTTGACTTGAGTAATCTCTTCAGATTCTGTACCTCTAAAGGCTTCTAGAATGCTgtgtttcatgatcattagactcatgcaatTTGAACGATCCCACCTCTCAAGATCCCTCTTAACATCAGGGGTGCTTTCCGCAGTGAGAGGTGCAGGTTGTTCATCCTTTAATGCAAGGTCTATGTCTATACATGCAAGCACTATAAGtgtcttttccattccttaaaattagtcccattaagcatgggtatagaatttatattagcagatattgtggtaGCAGAATATGAATTAGTTGAATGTAGAACAAATAAAAACAAGGtcacataaatattcataaggaaacaataaattcaagataatggctaatcccatctcaagataccaagcagaacattaatatcaagtctttagacagtaatattaatagtaagtgatactcttgttgtagcaatcaaataTTGACAATAAATAatgtcaaacaattaattaatctttggactaacttattgctcacataaaatacattataattgtcacacatttatcaccacagatgtcattgaaattctgtcaaatattaacttaccttcgGGTCAATcaataaacgcatgaatcacaaaaacatataatcatcttgatatttcaaataaactaatctacacaaaagaggtcactttggcgacattttgtttcaactaatctatttaaaatattagacatccttaattaaaagccaaaatctgaatttatttgtttcaaaatatttaccgtaatttcatctttcaatcaaattaaaagataatcatatatatttatataattttccaaaacaagaggcattaaaccaatcaaaacatgcatatattatatatttatatataaatgaaatatacGAAACTGTGAACTtcttttccatttattttttaactaaatGTCGTATaggtttatttattcatttaatagaAATTGAAACATAGGACTACgaagaatgaatttttttttttgaatttaacatGATTATTCACTGAagtaaaatatttcaaactttataattaaattcatcaatttgaaaatcacctaaattaaaaattaaaataaaaccctaaaattttaatatgaattcaatataatcaaaatctaaaaaaaaaagactttaatATAAACCTTCAAAGATCAACATATATATACGAAATATAAAACCCATAAAATTTCATGAATCAATCATTCAAATGAAGAACCTTAATCAATTCCCAATTATTTGATATGCTCGAGGCTTGAATGCCACTTGTTAGAATTATGAATTAAGATatgatataaaacttaataaatcataaatcaggatcttgtcatgtcaaatcattaagaaCAAAACAAGAATAAAATTAGATGTGGAAACATACCTAATCCTTAAAATCCTTGAAGTTTTTCCAGATCTGGgaatttgatttttcaaattagcacacaagaaattgagataatatttgctctctctttcttaaggatgagatattagaaaagatatcttgtatATAATTTggagaccataaccctaatatttataatattgtcATATTAGTTCTAATTCTTAATTAGcgcatcattaattagaatttgattagaactcaattactagagtatctacacatatttgactcatactttatttaataattaaagcccaataaaacattaactaaattagatcacttttaatttgaactaacctatcatgatagtaaataataatagcatgtaattatccttattatatatgtgatgtccatattttctaaCATGTTCTTCATAGGATAAATCGTGGCAACCAACCATTTTCGTATTAAAGGCCGAAAAGAATTATATGGCCCAACTATACGAAATTTTGACTATGTCACTTGGGCTCCAAAATTatccttgaaaaataaaaagattgtgATTACTTCATATGCGCCAAGCAAGAATTCTAAAAAGGCATGCCCAATTGGTTCCTCCCTCATGAATCGTAGTATTACCCTCACATTAAAAAGAATCCAATCATAgtattaaaattcatattttaacaaAACCAGAATTGAACAATTTTatttaactaaactaaaaaaacatctttaaaataaaatgatgaatattTTTTAACGGCTTTCaaaataaatggtaaattttcgataaaagttaaattataattttatataaaaaaaagaccttgatttatagaaaaattaatatacCTCGAGTAAACTGAGTGAAAGTTTTTAACAATAATCAAAGTCGTGATAACCCGCCCATTTAAGAGGTGTAGCTAGTGGGCTATGACCCCTTATTCCTCAAAACATGGATTGCATATAGATAGGGAACCAACCAATCCTAATCCTCCTTCAAAAATCTTATCCACCTGTCCATCACTCCATTCGTCTGCCACCAAAACGTCACCCACACTAATAataccatttttttattattacttttaggTAATTCAAAAATTCAgacaaaaataaattagaaaacgaaatttttttaagaagagctttttcttttttttttttttgaaagcaaGGAAGAATACTACTGTGAAATAAGGCagcaaaaggaaaggaaaggataGGATTTGTAGCGTTCAAGAGGGCGCTTATCTATCTCAGAAATAGCAATAATTAATTTTTGAGGAAAAAATGGCGGCAGCAGCAGCATCAGCTTCCATGTCGGCCACCGCCGTGTTGATTCCTCGTGTTCCTGCAGCCGTTAGAACAACCCGCTGTTCCGCCTTGCCGCCTCTCCCTCCTCGCGTTTCCACCTCTTCCTTTTCCTCGTCCGTTAAGCTAACTCCAGGTACTGCTGTTAACATTCCCCCTTTTAACGCCTCACTTCACTTGCCTGCTCTTCcttttgtttgattttattgAATGAAAATGAAAGCTTAATGGTCATATAAGTTAAGAGTTCACTTTTATATCCGGTTCTTCCAAACACCATATTCGGAATTGAGACTGGTTTTTTGGGAAATGAAATCATTGGTGGTGGGTGTAGGATCAGAAACGTTAGAGTGGTGACAATCACACGTGTTAAGAGTAGTTGCAGTAAACTAATTATGGAGGCTTTGTCTGATAAAAATGGGTCAATCTTTTGGACGATCATATGGCAGTTGGGACCCCAAATTTCAAATGGGGATGAATTGGTGCCAATTCAAGTATGGGATAGAATGCAAGTAACAACTCTGGATGAATGTCGGACATGTTCGTATAACATGAATAGATAGGTAAAACAACTATGAAGTGGTCTAATATATAGCGCTCTTCCTTTATAATGCCACAACAACAAATAGTTTTTATTTGGTTCTCTGTCATAGTATATGCATTTCTTAGAAAGACTTTGAGCTACGTATTCCTTGGCCTTCTATTTACCCTGTTGTTTTGGGTACAGAATCCCGGAGGTTTCCTTTTCTCCAAACAAAAGCAACAGAGGACACCTCTGTCGATACCGGGGAGCTTTTTGATGACTTGAAAGAAAAGGTGCGAAAATGGTGGCCTGCACATAATCAATTTCTTGCTCTTTTAACTTGCTGAACTGAGTGCCTGACTTGGCTTTTTTCGTGGTTTTCTAGTGGGATAAAGTTGAGAACAAGACCACGGTTCTTCTTTATGGTGGTGGGGCAATAGTTGCCGTTTGGCTATCATCTATTCTTGTTAGTGCCATTAACTCAGTGCCTTTGGTAAGTGAAACTCTTCATGCTACactttctaacttgttttatatgCTAATCCTATCTGAAATCAATGCATTTCTGTGCTTATCAGCTTCCAAAGATAATGGAGTTGGTTGGACTCGGATATTCAGGATGGTTTGTCTATAGATACCTTCTCTTCAAGGTAAGATTTCAGTCAAAAAATATAACGTCCCATGAATTTTGTGTGTGGAATAATCCGAGTTCTTTATGGGTGAGCCACATCATTTAAACACTTGCAAATTGTTCAACTTGATAACTCTAAAGGGAAATTTACAAATGCATGAAGAGACAATGATGTATTTGATGGTTTTGAATCAGCATTTTTTAGTTGCAAGTGCTCACTTTGAACTCTTAAATCTAGCTTATATATTAGAGGTGGTGTTCAACTTAAAAGGGTGGATTAATTTAcgattaaaatcaaattggttATCAGACTATAGTATCCGATCATATATATGAACACTAAAAGCCGTGTGCTAACAACATGCGTATTACCTCAGTCAAGCAGGAAAGAACTAGCTACGGATATTGAGGCACTGAAGAAGAAGATTGCTGGAACTGAATAGATGTACAGGATTGGCAATGGCATGCTAATCTGGCCTTCTTGTATCCTGTAAAAGAGACATCTTTATCCTGTAATTGTAGGGATTCCTTGTATGAATTCTTGTCACCTTTATATTTCCCCTGTTCCTGGAATAAAACTTGTCAATTTTATGCGCATGCCTCTAGTTTTCCTACTACATATAAATGCCATGTTTAGTGCAGAGATATCCCATTTCTTCCATTAAAATGTACATTGACTCGCCCTTTTATCATGTCAAGGTTCATCAACTGTGCAGAAACAAAGCAACAAATTCGAGCATGCAAATTGCCAACACTTCTTAATATCTCTCAAGAAACCATAGTTAAATTGCAACTCTTTTCCTATACAACAGAGGAGTCACCTGAATGTCATTCTAAAGCTGGAGAAGCTTTCTAGAGGTAGAGGAACCAATATATAACATTCATAGCTAATTAATATTAACCAGCTGCCACCACATTCAATACCCAGATTGATATCATACTTGAGACTCACATCAGCACACAACTCTGCATCCCCCCCCCCCAAAAGTAACCATATCCAACGCATATTTGGACATTGATATTAGGAATAGGATCctctaaatatatgaaaaattttcaaaacaactGAGTATACCCATATCCGGCACTCACCACCTAATCCTAATAAACATAACATAGACCATAATACATGAAATTGTCACCTATCATCTTGGTTATGGTCAAACAATGGTAATTAATGCCTTCCAGTAACAGCAATGGTTCTGGCTACAAAAAGCCAGAAAccaattttcttcaattttcatacAACAATAAAAATCTAACACAAAGAAGAAAACATTGAAATCAAAACCATAATATTCCCACAAAACTTTGAAATCAAAGCCACCCTGCAATCAAATAGAACTCCCCAATGGAATAAAGGACTCAGACCACAACCATAATCAAAATCTTAACTAATTCTCAAAAGAAAATGATAACATGAaagcaaataaaacaaaatccgCCAGCCAAACTCAAAAATCAACCCATACTAAATTGCAATATTCAGAAATGAGGACAAAATATGAAAACCCATGTCAAATTTAAAGAGAAAACAATGCCATTAACATAATAAAAGGTAAATCCATGTGTAATAACATAAATCCAGCATCCATTGTGCTTAATAAAGCATGACCATACGCCAAATATCACCACCATatcttaaaataaattcaaaaatgacaaaaaagagaagagaaatttAAATCTTATCGATGTCCTCATCCTCGAACTCGATGTAATCATCGCCTGCACCATCATCTTCCTCATCAATGCCGCCAGCAATCCCTTCATTCAACCTGGTATTCTCGGGTAGCTCACCGTAAGCTTTGAGAAGCCTTGCTTCATCGGGCATGTATTTCAAGATGACGTCAGCCTTGTCATCTTGATAATCCCTAAGGCCGACGAGGATGATGTCGCCGGCGGCGATCCAGACCTTCTTGTGCATCTTCCCCCGGATGTGGCAGAGGCGCTTGGTGCCGTCGATGCACATAGCTTCGCAGCGGCCGTTACCCAACATGCGTGAGACTTGGGCGTATTCTTGGCCATCTTCTTTGAAGATAAGCTCACGTTTCTCGTCATCGGCCTCGTTCTTTCCCCTCTTACGGTTCTTTCCTCCCTTTCCTTTGTTCTTCGGCATCTTTGGTTCTTCGCAAAGATTGCTCTTCCCCCTTCTTCAGATGGAAAAGTAAACCCTAACtcgtttttctatttttaattttaatttgaagattcttctttttcttttcaataatttTTGGCTTTATTCACGTTTTAGCCCCCAAACTATTCCCATTTTCCCACATTGATACCTAAAGTTTTGTTGATCCCATATCGGTACCTCAACTTTACTTCTGTTAAGATTTCCACTACAAATGCCAAACGgcgtttaaaaaaaattagatgccCAATCAGATTTAGACACGTATTTTTGGggttttgttaaataaattttttaaacaacaaataaaaaaagaaattatttaattttatattttttatcattactTCTTCTGCCCTTTTCTCTCAAGAACCAAAATGCTCTGCCCTCTCTCTAAAACTCGAAGTTCGTTTTTTCATGTTCTAAATCTGAAATCGGtttcatcaaaataaaatttgcaaGCTAACTTTCTCCGATCTCTCTCTTCCACCGTCGGATCAACCCCCATTTTCGGTATATTGCTCGTCTGCCCTTAAATATTCATTCCACCGTTTGAATCTTCCAACCAAACTCCAAACTACCTTAAAAGAATCTGAAACTAAACCCATTTTAAATGTTGATTTTGCCTGGGTTTGGGAATTGTATGGGGTTTGTTGTAGATGTTGAACTTGAAAGGGTGGTAAGGGATTTGTTGTtcgttcaaaagaaaaaaaaggtaggGGGTTGCTGTTAGTGATAATGGTGATGAGGAATGAAGTAATGAGTTGTAATGAAGAAGTAGAAATAGAAGATGAACCcgtaattttttggattttttaatttaaaacatttaattatttaatggaattagtgggtttcaattttttggtGTTGAGATGATGAAATTGAGGATGAACAATTACCAGatcaatcttttttttaattaaaaaattttaattatattttttttggattttcgaaattttcatatatttatttttatttaaggttatgtatatatttaataaaagttatacTATTTATAATAGAAAAACGAGTGGCGCAATCtgattgggtttcgatttttttaacGCGGTTTGCTTtaatttttcctcttctttcttgatcAATAATATTTAGAATGCCCTCAATTTTTATCTTTGTTTCTATTTAGTTAAAATCTTCTACtcttcataaaattaaaatttaatcttataattttatttttagaatttagtttctctattttttaaatttcaaaatctatGTTCAACTATTAAcactatttaaattatttttgctaaattcaagtttattacgatgttatttttttagttactttATTACTAAGTGAGTAtctcttttttatttcaaaatgtcacacaaacaaatttaacaaaaaaattaacaatgttaacgATTGgaccttaattttaaattttaaaaaataaaaaactaaattccaataaataaaaatataaggattaaattctaaatttgtgaatAGTATAAGAacctataacatattttaatctcatatttataATAGAGAAGTCGCTCACTTGCATAATTTAccaactaaattatttttactttttatttttatatgttaatttgtccgtttaaaaaatgggtaagATTTTGaacaaaagttttcaaagttgAAGTTTATGTTATAGGGATAGAACTTTAGTCTAACAAACCATACAGTCTTAGGCAATAACTTTGTTTCAAATTCACCTAAGTTAGCCTAACTCTTAAAAAGTGAGAATTCACAAATAAATTAGCAAAAGCAACTCTCAAGCAAAGAAACAACAAATGGATAGAAAATGACACAAGAAAACAAATGCACaccaaatattttaataaatgctCTCAAAGTATTTGATTACTCTTCAAtgggatgattacaaatgaggagGAAGACTTCTATTTTTAGTTGAGCTCCTTCGATCCAATTATACAATCTAAATTACATCAACTACTAAGATTAATGTCTATTTACAATATAAGAATCTTAAAGGATTTAAACACCATACAATCTTATCCCTTTAgaattacaatatttacattggTAACTCTAATTTTCTAGAGTGTTTCACTAGGCCATCAAGGCTTCAAAGTAAATGAGCATCTCTTTATGTTTCACGAATCAGACCATTCCAAAAGTGGGTTAAATGAGCTCAAATTGATTAGTTGACCTCATTAGGCAATTTTGTGTCCACTAGTCACGAGCTTTGATTTGTTGCCTGTGACATTCTCCTCCACCCATTCTTGCGACGCCCTTGTCACGTACTCGAAAAAATGATGGTTGAACTCATCTCGGAACTGTCACAATGCCTCAACTAATTCCCAACTAGTCACTTTGTCAGGTAGTTCCCTCCCTTGAAACATTTGCCCCAACTTATATCTAACTCACACTGTTTTTCCCCTTTATACATCTCAGTCGAAGAGTCCACTCTTACTTACCCTTATTGTGACCTTGATTGAGATCCCCTTGATGTTCACAGAAAGGCTTTGGCATGCCCACATTGAACATTGGGTTAACCTTGAATATTGTCACTAATTCTAGTTTATAAGACACTCGACTTATCTACTTCTAAACTCTGAAAAGGCCTTTGTGTCATTGCTAAATCAATGTTAAGCGCTAATGTAAAAAACTAGAAAATTGTTTGAGATGTACCTCACTAATCACATTTAGTTGATTTAACTCTCCAGTTTGCGTTACTTCTTTACCCATAATGTTTGATGCAAAATATAAGTGGTAGCCCCATTGATAACTCAACAAACTTttaaaattacacaatgtgtaaacattaagggttaattttttttaaaattaaggctAAATtaacacaatgtataaatgttaagggttaaagttactattatgtcaattttaaaagctatCACATCATCTTTCTATTAACTATTTAACGACTGGTGGAAAAAAACGAATTATTGAatactattttgtaactttttatggTTAGGCaactaaaaaataaacttatcaatagTTGGGTGACCACAAGTATAGTTTACCCGAAAACATAAAACTTTTTTCAAATATAAGTACCACATTAAAAAAACTATCAAGCTTAGGTGtcaaatgatatattaagcctttaaaaatttaagtctaataattaacatttttaaaattattccaTTAAATTCACAAGtgcaatattttgaaaaaaaaaacttaataatcaAATGAGATTATAaggagttaaaattttaaaaataattaaccatattAATAAATAGagttacatttttaaatttaaaaataaatttacaggACTTAGACGCATATTTTAAGCAACATCATTTAGATAAAAAAGAAAGTCCAAAACTTGATgccaatttttcattttcatggtgtcaattattaatatttgttGAGCTGGTCAGCTACTACAATTTATATGCAACACATCATCAATtctttacaaaattaaaattaaattaagcttattagtaaaataaataaagaatagaaATACTGTTTGATTAGTTCTTGCTTAGGtggttaataaataaaacaagaatAAAAACCTTTTGAGTTGACTCAATGCAATACAATGTAGTTGGAGTGGATTTTCAAGTTTCTTACTCGTATATGGAGTGTtttaaagaaagaagaaaacgGAGCTCCCTTCACTCCAATACCAAAAAGATGAAGGCAACAACGTCTCCTAGTTCATGCAAACCCTCAGCTGCGAACCCCTCGAGCCCATTTTTACGCATCCAAGGGCATCCATGAACTAGCAGCCGTAGCCTACCGTCATTTCCCTTTAGGTTTGGAGTTCAGAGAGCCCCGTCTAAACCTTCAACAACAGTAAGTGCTATATCTGTAGAAGATTGTGAGAGTAAAGGGATAATTGGGGTTCCTTTTATAGACCTAAACATGAGGAATAAGAAGCAATCTGGGCCGTCCAATTATTAATTTACACACAAATCATGGGGGAGGAATATAAGAGATTTTCTTGTCCATGAATTGATTAAGgcgaaattattattattttgaattaattaagaCGGAATTATATGTAGTGATAATGCGGTATCTTTTTAATCATGATAACTTATTCTTATTGGTCGGCGtgaccttttttttcttttgctataATTTACTTCTTAATTATGAATTACGATATGTTTGATTCGAttgtttttttagggttttttttttgaattatttattgattttagtttttttatattatttattttgacaattttttttatttcttttagatattatttaataaagttttaaaatttttataataagtaATTTTAAAGTATATAATTGTTCAagtgaattaaaaataatcaataatttttatattatattttttaaaaataattttttatataggaaatataagttatttttattattttaaatataaaatatttattttcaaatcataaaaaaaattaaaattaactacaagttaaatataaataacatCCTTAATTTGAATTGATTGGAATTTTTTCCTTAACCCTAATTATGATTAGTAGAATTTTTGAGAGTAATTTTCCTCTTCAACCGAGATGACTGCTTTACATTCCTTAATTTATttacatgaataaattaaattaaatggtaaattgttgtttcAATCACTACGGATTAGAACAGAATGAATATTCATCACCATGTCCATAGTAAAATATATTCTTTAGCAGCTGGTTGCTTTCCAGAATGGTCCACTACATATAAAGATGAACAATAATGTTAGACAAATCGCTTGGAAGAAAAAAAGGTTCAGGTgccataatatttttaatttcgtTACCAGTCCAAGCAATTTTATTAAGCAGCTAACTATGAAGGTGCTCCCCTTTCACTTCATCAATAATGGATTTAAAGCACCAatgctatttaaaaaaaaaaaaagtgttatgGTGGATGCTGGGGTCATTTCTGGGTAAGGTAAAGTCCTTCCTTTTCAATTGGATTCTgggtttttttatatacatacacaAACATCATGTTCATATTCTGAACTGCTTTTGGCTTTGTTTAATGGCTATGAAAGTACGCTTATGTAGATAATGCGATCACTCACGTCGGCCATCCAAATCAAAACATATTTCACAGTCAAAAAGCAAACATATGTACTAATCAGAGTTGGTTTAATAGATGCTGCACTGAACGTATATCTAATAATTTAGTGTGAAACTAGCACAAATGTTGGCTATCATTTGAGAGATgaaaataattgtaataaggcaaTTCTAGAAACAATCTTTGAATTGAAACTATTTCTGGCCTTTTCT is a window of Gossypium hirsutum isolate 1008001.06 chromosome D08, Gossypium_hirsutum_v2.1, whole genome shotgun sequence DNA encoding:
- the LOC107900934 gene encoding protein CURVATURE THYLAKOID 1A, chloroplastic — protein: MAAAAASASMSATAVLIPRVPAAVRTTRCSALPPLPPRVSTSSFSSSVKLTPESRRFPFLQTKATEDTSVDTGELFDDLKEKWDKVENKTTVLLYGGGAIVAVWLSSILVSAINSVPLLPKIMELVGLGYSGWFVYRYLLFKSSRKELATDIEALKKKIAGTE
- the LOC107900933 gene encoding eukaryotic translation initiation factor 1A, with the protein product MPKNKGKGGKNRKRGKNEADDEKRELIFKEDGQEYAQVSRMLGNGRCEAMCIDGTKRLCHIRGKMHKKVWIAAGDIILVGLRDYQDDKADVILKYMPDEARLLKAYGELPENTRLNEGIAGGIDEEDDGAGDDYIEFEDEDIDKI